One region of Romeriopsis navalis LEGE 11480 genomic DNA includes:
- the prfB gene encoding peptide chain release factor 2 (programmed frameshift), which produces MDTTDLKRATEQLTDRLGKTQEYLDLPAINAKIDDLEQIASQPDFWDNQDSAQATLQELNEYKAHIENLDRWQTLLSDAKAALELLELEPDEAFFSEATDKTSQLAKQLDQFELQQLLSGPYDTKGARLAINAGAGGTDAQDWAEMILRMYTRWAEKQGFKVSMAEISMGEEAGIKSATLEIEGRYAYGYLKVEKGTHRLVRLSPFNANDKRQTSFAGVEVMPIIDTEVQLEIPDKELRFDTFRSGGKGGQNVNKVETGVRVTHLPTGIAVRCTEERSQQQNREKSLATLKAKLLVIAQEQKLQEVAQIRGDMVEAAWGKQIRNYVFHPYQMVKDLRSNHETTAIQDVMDGDLNDFIEACLRHENQAIEAS; this is translated from the exons ATGGACACAACCGACCTCAAACGCGCCACCGAACAGCTCACCGATCGCCTGGGTAAAACTCAGGAGTATCTT GACCTACCTGCCATCAACGCCAAAATCGACGACCTTGAGCAAATTGCCTCCCAACCCGACTTCTGGGATAACCAAGACAGCGCCCAAGCCACGCTGCAAGAACTAAACGAATACAAAGCCCACATCGAAAATCTCGATCGCTGGCAGACACTCCTATCCGATGCCAAAGCCGCGCTAGAGCTGCTAGAACTGGAACCCGACGAAGCCTTCTTCAGTGAAGCGACAGACAAGACCAGCCAACTGGCCAAACAACTTGATCAGTTTGAACTGCAACAATTACTTTCCGGCCCCTACGATACCAAAGGTGCACGCTTGGCGATCAATGCTGGGGCCGGTGGTACTGATGCGCAAGACTGGGCCGAAATGATTCTGCGCATGTATACACGCTGGGCCGAAAAACAAGGTTTCAAAGTCAGCATGGCCGAAATCTCAATGGGTGAAGAAGCAGGCATCAAATCTGCCACCTTGGAGATCGAAGGTCGCTACGCTTACGGCTATCTCAAAGTCGAAAAAGGCACCCACCGACTCGTCCGGCTCTCACCCTTCAACGCCAACGACAAGCGTCAAACCAGCTTTGCGGGGGTAGAGGTAATGCCAATTATCGACACCGAAGTCCAGCTGGAAATTCCCGATAAGGAACTGCGCTTCGACACTTTTCGATCGGGCGGCAAAGGCGGCCAAAACGTTAACAAAGTGGAAACTGGCGTGCGCGTCACCCATCTGCCAACCGGCATTGCTGTGCGCTGTACCGAAGAACGCAGCCAACAGCAAAACCGCGAAAAAAGCCTCGCGACGCTCAAAGCCAAACTGCTGGTGATTGCCCAAGAGCAAAAGTTACAAGAGGTGGCCCAAATCCGCGGGGATATGGTGGAGGCCGCCTGGGGTAAACAAATCCGCAACTATGTTTTTCACCCCTATCAAATGGTGAAAGATCTACGCAGCAATCACGAAACCACCGCCATCCAAGACGTCATGGATGGTGACTTAAATGACTTTATCGAAGCCTGTCTGCGTCACGAAAATCAAGCGATCGAGGCATCATAG
- the asnS gene encoding asparagine--tRNA ligase — protein MTRIAEILRNGQPDTIVTIKGWVRTKREQKSFTFVEVTDGSSMNGLQAVINADLANYETEIKRLSTGASLEVTGKLVPSPGKGQRIEMQAESFTVYGESDPETYPLQKKRHSFEFLRDISHLRSRTNTLSAVFRVRNACSAAIHDFFQERGFLWVHTPILTASDCEGAGEMFTVTRFDLDNLPQQTGKVDYTQDFFGKPTYLTVSGQLEAEIMSMAFSDVYTFGPTFRAENSNTSRHLAEFWMVEPEMAFCDLKGDMDLAESFLKYVFKYVMEKCPDDMEFFNKRIDDSVLDTAENIINNEFARVTYTEAIDLLIKSNKKFEYPVEWGLDMQSEHERYLAEELFKKPTIVTNYPTEIKAFYMRLDDGEKTVSAMDVLAPKIGEIIGGSQREERLDVLERRLKEAHLDPAAYWWYLDLRRYGTVPHAGFGLGFERLVQFMTGMTNIRDVIPFPRTPLNVEF, from the coding sequence ATGACCCGTATCGCCGAAATTCTCCGCAACGGCCAACCTGACACGATCGTCACTATCAAAGGTTGGGTGCGCACGAAACGCGAACAAAAGAGCTTTACCTTTGTTGAAGTCACCGATGGTTCGTCGATGAACGGTTTACAGGCCGTAATTAATGCCGATTTGGCGAACTATGAAACAGAAATCAAGCGTCTCAGTACCGGGGCTTCGCTGGAAGTGACAGGCAAGCTGGTGCCGTCCCCCGGCAAAGGCCAACGCATCGAAATGCAGGCAGAATCGTTTACGGTTTATGGCGAATCCGACCCGGAAACCTACCCGCTACAAAAGAAACGCCACTCCTTCGAGTTTCTGCGCGACATCAGTCACTTGCGATCGCGCACCAATACCCTCAGTGCCGTCTTTCGAGTGCGTAATGCTTGTTCTGCCGCCATTCACGACTTTTTCCAAGAGCGGGGCTTCCTTTGGGTACATACCCCAATTCTCACTGCCAGCGATTGTGAAGGGGCCGGGGAGATGTTTACCGTCACCCGTTTCGACCTGGATAACTTGCCCCAACAAACTGGCAAGGTTGATTACACCCAGGACTTCTTTGGTAAGCCGACTTACCTGACCGTGAGTGGGCAACTGGAAGCCGAAATTATGTCGATGGCCTTTAGTGATGTCTATACCTTTGGGCCAACCTTCCGGGCCGAGAATTCCAATACTTCCCGTCACCTTGCCGAGTTTTGGATGGTGGAGCCAGAGATGGCATTCTGTGATCTCAAAGGGGATATGGATCTGGCCGAGTCGTTTCTCAAATACGTGTTCAAGTACGTGATGGAGAAATGTCCGGATGACATGGAATTTTTTAACAAGCGGATTGATGATTCGGTTTTAGACACCGCTGAAAATATCATCAACAATGAATTTGCGCGGGTGACTTACACCGAAGCGATCGACCTGCTGATCAAGTCCAACAAAAAGTTTGAATACCCCGTGGAATGGGGCTTGGATATGCAGTCCGAGCATGAGCGCTACTTAGCGGAAGAACTGTTCAAGAAACCAACGATCGTCACCAACTACCCCACGGAAATCAAAGCCTTCTACATGCGCCTGGATGACGGGGAAAAAACCGTCTCGGCAATGGATGTGCTGGCTCCAAAAATCGGTGAAATTATTGGGGGTTCTCAGCGGGAAGAGCGGCTTGACGTATTGGAACGGCGATTAAAAGAGGCGCACCTCGACCCGGCAGCCTATTGGTGGTACCTCGACTTGCGGCGTTATGGCACCGTCCCTCACGCAGGCTTTGGCCTCGGCTTTGAGCGCCTCGTCCAGTTTATGACCGGGATGACTAATATCCGTGACGTAATTCCCTTCCCTCGCACCCCACTCAACGTCGAATTCTAA
- a CDS encoding DUF6439 family protein codes for MSDHTVTAKKLTDYDALELAQALAEKSRITEKDWHRLMANRPARAQEQIATALVYLLKDNSEEARLRLEQAVGWLNRSVSAAPCPTHGEKKKA; via the coding sequence ATGTCTGACCACACTGTAACTGCCAAAAAACTGACCGATTATGACGCCTTGGAATTGGCCCAAGCCCTGGCGGAAAAATCCCGCATCACGGAGAAAGACTGGCATCGGCTGATGGCTAACCGCCCCGCCCGGGCCCAGGAGCAGATTGCCACTGCGTTAGTTTACTTGCTCAAAGACAATTCGGAAGAAGCGCGGTTGCGCTTGGAGCAGGCCGTTGGCTGGCTCAATCGCTCAGTATCGGCGGCCCCCTGCCCTACCCACGGTGAGAAGAAAAAAGCTTAG
- a CDS encoding ABC transporter ATP-binding protein, whose product MDKSIHPLKRLLRYGRVYRTRFWAATACSVLNKIFDLAPPYLIGMAVDTVVARENSVIAAWGFPDVTAQLVILSLLTLVIWGMESLFEYAYGRLWRELAQTMQHDLRIDAYGHLQELELGFFESRSTGQLLSILNDDINQSERFLDTGANELLQFATTVLFVGGTFIALAPGVSWLAMLPIPFILWGSIVFQRWLAPRYADVREKASLVNARLANNLSGIATIKSFTAEGFERDRVAYDSDAYQQSNRRAIQLSAAFVPLIRFVILIGFTATLFLGGMAAANGALSVGTYGFMVFIIQRLLWPFTRLGQTMDMYQRAMASINRVLNLLDTPIAIRSGTRLLPEHSVRGELIFDQVTFAYAGRATALNNLSLQVPAGKTIGIVGTTGSGKSTLVKLLLRFYELQQGQIRLDGIDISDCDLRDLRRCIGWVSQDVFLFHGTVADNITYGTFGAGRAEIVQAAKSAEAHEFIMALPYGYDTLVGERGQQLSGGQRQRLAIARAVLKDPAVLILDEATSAVDNETEAAIQASLRQITQDRTTIAIAHRLSTIRHAHCIYVIEQGQIAESGTHAQLIQRDGVYAGLWRVQSGEVVGA is encoded by the coding sequence ATGGATAAGTCGATTCATCCGCTCAAACGGTTGTTGCGCTATGGGCGGGTGTATCGAACACGGTTTTGGGCCGCAACCGCTTGCTCAGTGTTGAATAAAATTTTCGACCTGGCACCGCCTTACCTGATTGGAATGGCAGTAGATACAGTGGTGGCCCGGGAAAATTCGGTGATCGCAGCCTGGGGCTTTCCCGATGTCACCGCACAATTAGTGATTTTATCGCTGCTGACCTTGGTGATTTGGGGCATGGAGTCGCTGTTTGAATATGCCTATGGACGGCTGTGGCGCGAACTGGCGCAGACGATGCAACATGACCTGCGGATTGATGCCTATGGCCATTTACAAGAATTAGAATTGGGCTTTTTCGAGTCCCGTAGTACAGGACAACTGCTCTCCATTCTGAATGACGACATTAACCAATCAGAACGCTTTCTCGATACTGGTGCAAATGAGCTGCTGCAGTTTGCGACAACCGTGTTATTCGTCGGTGGGACATTTATTGCCTTAGCGCCCGGGGTTTCCTGGTTGGCCATGTTGCCAATTCCCTTTATTTTGTGGGGCTCAATCGTGTTTCAGCGGTGGCTCGCGCCCCGCTATGCCGATGTGCGTGAAAAAGCCAGTTTGGTAAACGCGCGGTTAGCCAACAATCTATCGGGCATTGCGACGATTAAGAGCTTCACCGCCGAAGGATTTGAGCGCGATCGTGTCGCCTACGATAGCGATGCCTACCAACAAAGTAATCGGCGGGCGATTCAGCTCAGTGCTGCGTTTGTGCCGTTAATTCGGTTTGTGATTTTAATCGGGTTTACCGCAACGCTATTTTTAGGCGGGATGGCCGCTGCGAATGGGGCACTTTCCGTTGGAACCTACGGATTTATGGTGTTCATTATCCAACGTCTGCTCTGGCCCTTCACCCGGCTCGGGCAGACCATGGATATGTATCAACGGGCCATGGCTTCGATTAACCGGGTGTTGAATTTATTAGATACACCGATTGCGATTCGATCGGGCACGCGTTTGTTGCCCGAGCATTCGGTGCGGGGTGAATTGATCTTTGATCAAGTCACATTTGCCTATGCCGGGCGGGCGACGGCGCTGAATAATTTGTCGTTGCAAGTGCCTGCGGGCAAGACGATCGGGATTGTCGGCACCACCGGGTCAGGAAAAAGCACGTTGGTAAAGCTACTGCTGCGGTTTTATGAGCTGCAACAGGGTCAGATTCGGCTCGATGGCATCGATATTAGCGATTGTGATCTGCGGGATTTGCGGCGGTGTATCGGTTGGGTCAGTCAGGATGTCTTCCTATTCCATGGAACCGTGGCCGATAACATTACCTATGGCACCTTTGGGGCAGGCCGCGCGGAGATTGTGCAAGCCGCCAAGTCAGCGGAAGCCCACGAATTTATCATGGCGCTACCCTATGGCTATGACACCTTGGTCGGTGAGCGTGGACAGCAGCTTTCCGGGGGTCAACGGCAGCGCTTAGCGATCGCCCGGGCCGTCTTGAAAGACCCCGCTGTGTTGATTCTGGATGAAGCCACTTCGGCGGTGGACAACGAAACAGAAGCGGCAATTCAGGCGTCACTACGGCAAATCACCCAGGATCGGACCACCATTGCGATCGCCCATCGCCTCTCCACAATTCGCCATGCCCATTGCATTTATGTGATTGAGCAGGGTCAGATTGCCGAGTCGGGGACCCATGCACAATTAATTCAGCGTGATGGGGTGTATGCCGGGTTATGGCGGGTGCAGTCCGGTGAGGTGGTTGGGGCATAA
- a CDS encoding AI-2E family transporter, with the protein MQHPNRLLVWWGTVSPMGRTVIIGLAFPLIVINAWALAVIFDYFHSLLVVLIAASLLAFLLNYPVSVLDRATPTGRNQASLVVFLLALSVILALGLTLVPLALSQAQQLVVSLPKWIDSGQKQILTLNDQLDIMGFDINLDVLSEQVNDRLRNQIQGITQGVFDLALLTVSSLVDFLITLVLTFYLLQHGDEVWGSVTGWLPEKLRQPFSQTLRLSFQNFFLGQLILATCIGTALTVLFVILRVPFGLLFGLTVGTMALVPFGGVTGIVLVTLLVALRDFWLGAKVLALSVLVQQVIENLVAPRVLGSVTGLSPVWVFVSILTGARIGGLLGVIVAVPTAVVLKSALVILRSPKGSPIMSPLMPAFESLADGVDAIVDTVDDFIPGGDPEDTQSAEPAASGAMPDEA; encoded by the coding sequence ATGCAGCATCCGAATCGACTACTGGTCTGGTGGGGCACTGTTTCCCCCATGGGGCGGACCGTGATCATCGGTTTAGCGTTTCCCTTAATCGTGATCAATGCTTGGGCATTGGCCGTTATTTTTGATTATTTTCACTCGCTCTTGGTGGTCTTAATTGCTGCCTCGTTACTGGCATTTCTGCTGAACTATCCGGTGAGTGTGCTCGATCGCGCCACTCCAACCGGCAGAAATCAAGCCTCTCTAGTGGTATTTTTGCTCGCATTGTCGGTGATTTTGGCCTTGGGCTTAACCTTGGTGCCGTTGGCGTTGAGTCAGGCACAGCAGCTCGTTGTCAGTTTGCCAAAGTGGATTGACTCGGGGCAAAAGCAGATTCTGACGCTGAATGACCAGCTTGACATCATGGGGTTTGACATTAACCTCGATGTGCTGTCCGAGCAGGTCAACGATCGCCTACGCAATCAAATCCAGGGGATTACCCAGGGCGTCTTTGATTTAGCCTTGCTGACTGTGAGTAGTTTGGTGGACTTTTTGATCACCTTGGTGCTGACGTTTTATCTGTTGCAGCATGGCGATGAGGTCTGGGGAAGTGTCACGGGCTGGTTGCCCGAGAAACTACGGCAGCCATTTTCTCAGACATTACGCCTGAGTTTTCAAAATTTCTTCCTGGGGCAGTTAATTCTAGCGACCTGCATTGGGACAGCCCTAACGGTGCTATTTGTAATTCTGCGCGTACCCTTTGGATTGTTATTTGGCTTAACGGTTGGCACCATGGCCTTGGTGCCCTTTGGGGGTGTGACTGGGATTGTTTTAGTCACCCTGCTAGTCGCTTTACGCGACTTTTGGCTGGGGGCGAAAGTTTTGGCCTTGTCGGTGCTGGTGCAGCAGGTAATTGAAAATTTAGTCGCCCCCCGCGTTTTAGGCAGTGTGACGGGGTTGAGTCCAGTCTGGGTCTTTGTTTCGATTCTGACGGGGGCGAGAATTGGCGGCTTGTTGGGCGTGATTGTGGCGGTGCCGACGGCGGTGGTGCTCAAGAGTGCTCTGGTGATTTTGCGATCGCCCAAGGGTTCACCCATTATGTCCCCGCTCATGCCAGCATTTGAGTCGCTCGCCGATGGGGTGGATGCAATTGTCGATACGGTCGATGATTTTATCCCCGGTGGAGATCCCGAGGATACGCAATCCGCGGAACCCGCGGCGTCAGGGGCGATGCCGGACGAGGCCTAA